A single Paenibacillus sp. FSL R5-0517 DNA region contains:
- a CDS encoding amino acid permease: protein MQDRSNPTTTRPSLKKGLRARHMTMIALGGSIGTGLFLASGTAISTAGPGGALIAYAAVGIMVYFLMTSLGELATFMPDSGSFNTYAARFVDPALGFAMGWNFWYNWAVTIAAELAAATVLIKYWFPDSSSMLWSLLFLVLIFALNVLSVKGYGESEYWFAIIKVATVIIFLAVGVLMIFGIMGGEAVGFSNFTIGDAPIHGGFFAVLGVFMAAGFSFQGTELIGVAAGESENPRENVPRAIRQVFWRILIFYILAITVISLIIPYTHPNLLKGDLENIGVSPFTLVFEKAGLAIAASVMNAVILTSVLSAGNSGMYASSRVLYALARDGKAPRFLGKLNKKGIPMNALLLTTAVGMLAFLASLFGDGIVYTWLLNASGMCGFITWLGIAISHYRFRRAYVAQGRDLSDLPYRARWFPFGPIFAFVLCIIVIIGQNYQAFTGDEIDWSGAIVAYLSVPLFLVLWLGYKWIKKTKVVPLKECDFTPTDAPSNK, encoded by the coding sequence ATGCAAGACCGCAGTAACCCAACAACAACTAGACCTTCCCTGAAAAAAGGATTACGCGCACGCCATATGACGATGATCGCCCTCGGTGGCTCAATTGGAACCGGGCTGTTTCTCGCAAGTGGTACCGCCATCTCAACCGCAGGCCCTGGCGGGGCATTAATTGCATACGCGGCCGTTGGCATCATGGTCTATTTCCTCATGACCAGCCTTGGTGAGCTTGCTACCTTTATGCCGGACTCCGGTTCATTTAATACGTATGCCGCACGTTTTGTCGATCCCGCCCTCGGGTTCGCCATGGGCTGGAACTTCTGGTATAACTGGGCGGTAACCATCGCGGCAGAGCTTGCTGCCGCAACAGTGCTCATTAAATACTGGTTCCCTGACAGTTCGTCCATGTTATGGAGCTTACTGTTCCTCGTGCTGATCTTTGCCTTGAATGTCCTGTCCGTCAAAGGATACGGGGAGTCCGAGTACTGGTTCGCCATTATCAAGGTAGCTACCGTTATTATCTTCCTGGCCGTTGGTGTGCTTATGATCTTTGGTATTATGGGCGGAGAAGCCGTTGGTTTCAGCAACTTCACCATCGGTGATGCGCCCATTCATGGCGGATTCTTCGCCGTGTTAGGCGTATTCATGGCTGCGGGATTCTCCTTCCAGGGTACCGAGCTTATCGGAGTAGCCGCCGGGGAAAGTGAAAATCCGCGCGAAAATGTACCTCGTGCCATTCGGCAGGTATTCTGGCGCATTCTGATTTTTTACATTTTGGCGATTACCGTGATCAGTCTGATCATCCCGTATACTCATCCGAATTTGCTCAAAGGAGATCTGGAAAATATCGGGGTCAGCCCGTTCACACTGGTGTTTGAAAAAGCAGGACTCGCCATTGCGGCTTCCGTCATGAATGCCGTTATTCTAACTTCCGTACTCTCTGCCGGAAACTCAGGCATGTATGCTTCAAGCCGGGTTCTCTATGCCCTTGCCCGAGACGGTAAAGCGCCTCGGTTCCTCGGTAAGCTGAACAAAAAAGGCATTCCCATGAATGCCTTGCTGCTTACCACAGCCGTTGGCATGTTGGCATTTCTTGCCTCCCTATTCGGCGATGGCATTGTGTATACCTGGTTGCTGAATGCATCCGGTATGTGTGGTTTTATTACTTGGCTAGGTATCGCTATCAGTCATTATCGCTTCCGTCGTGCATACGTTGCACAAGGCAGGGACCTAAGCGATCTGCCTTACCGGGCACGTTGGTTCCCGTTTGGGCCGATCTTTGCCTTTGTCCTGTGTATTATCGTGATTATTGGACAGAACTATCAGGCATTTACGGGTGACGAGATCGACTGGAGTGGAGCCATCGTTGCCTATCTGAGCGTCCCCCTGTTCCTCGTGTTGTGGCTTGGTTACAAATGGATCAAAAAAACCAAAGTGGTGCCGCTGAAGGAATGTGATTTCACACCTACCGATGCACCAAGTAACAAATAG
- a CDS encoding transglutaminase domain-containing protein, with product MGKNGKRIITVLLAGCLIAVALPRTVDLDQLYAASGTSDISTATDLRQTLLTAMSQRTEELVFTYKGNVKGLKKQLQTSIDEAMKSDPYIQYTVKSYAFNYKGSNVSAEVHVTLSYRETKEQTDYVNRKVTNVLKEIIKPGMTDHEKVKVIHDWIVLNLSYDTSLKKYTAYDGLVTGSTVCQGYSLLAYRMLERVGIDNRIVEGTAGGQLHAWNIVNLDGKWYHMDTTWDDPTPDRKGKVSHSYYLLSDDEMARDHIWTGKSKYPAAPAPYREALLKLVKAGDSKKAAYQKLYHALDYSLYDEQDAVKGHAALKTKVQGTLKEGGTSLTFRYKGTEAGLIEDLQDLYQLGMKSISYYVSKMEGTTDLRVKINWTL from the coding sequence ATGGGTAAGAACGGGAAACGAATTATCACCGTACTGCTGGCAGGCTGTCTGATTGCTGTAGCGTTACCACGTACGGTTGATCTGGATCAACTGTACGCTGCATCAGGAACATCGGATATATCCACGGCAACGGATTTGCGCCAGACCTTGCTTACCGCAATGTCACAGCGGACGGAGGAACTTGTTTTTACATACAAAGGCAATGTGAAAGGCCTCAAAAAACAATTACAAACCTCCATCGATGAGGCAATGAAGAGTGACCCCTATATCCAATATACCGTTAAAAGTTACGCATTTAATTATAAAGGCTCCAATGTATCGGCCGAAGTACATGTGACGCTTTCCTACCGGGAGACCAAGGAACAGACCGATTATGTGAATCGTAAAGTTACGAATGTGTTGAAAGAAATCATCAAACCAGGCATGACGGATCATGAGAAGGTCAAGGTCATCCATGACTGGATTGTACTTAACCTGTCCTACGATACTTCGCTCAAGAAATATACGGCCTACGACGGGCTTGTTACAGGCAGTACCGTCTGTCAGGGATACTCATTGCTGGCTTATCGAATGCTGGAGCGAGTAGGCATCGATAACCGGATTGTGGAAGGTACAGCAGGCGGGCAGCTTCATGCCTGGAATATCGTGAACCTGGACGGCAAGTGGTATCACATGGACACCACCTGGGATGATCCTACTCCTGACCGGAAAGGTAAGGTAAGCCACAGCTATTATTTGCTGAGTGATGATGAGATGGCACGTGACCATATCTGGACAGGCAAAAGCAAGTACCCCGCTGCGCCAGCCCCATATCGAGAAGCTTTATTAAAGCTCGTGAAGGCTGGAGATAGCAAAAAGGCCGCTTATCAGAAGCTGTACCATGCTCTGGACTATTCCCTGTATGATGAACAGGATGCCGTTAAAGGTCATGCTGCGCTGAAGACCAAGGTTCAAGGTACACTGAAGGAAGGCGGAACCTCGCTCACGTTTAGGTACAAGGGTACGGAGGCTGGACTGATCGAAGATTTACAGGATTTGTACCAGCTTGGCATGAAATCGATATCTTATTATGTGTCCAAAATGGAAGGTACTACGGATCTGCGCGTCAAAATTAACTGGACGTTATAA
- a CDS encoding class D sortase, with protein MKKFSILLILLGMLIISFPFLRDTYYDWQQTRVMNDLEQLQDGLSKLNHAFEQGIQDAASAEPTTDNTDIVQDESSDTLGVLSIDKIDVRLPILEGATEANMKVAATHLVETNRIGNKGNAAIAAHRAHKKGRLFNRLGELQIGDSMEVTLADRTIIHYKIDRISVVEPNDLSVLEDPGLGQVLTLITCDPLVNPTHRLIVRAIKVNPDVAGFDLP; from the coding sequence ATGAAAAAATTCTCTATCCTGCTCATTCTGCTGGGCATGCTGATCATCAGCTTTCCTTTCCTACGGGACACGTATTATGACTGGCAGCAAACCCGTGTGATGAACGATCTGGAGCAACTGCAAGACGGCTTGTCCAAGCTGAATCACGCCTTCGAACAAGGCATACAGGATGCAGCTTCCGCCGAGCCAACTACTGACAATACAGATATAGTGCAAGACGAATCTTCGGATACGTTGGGGGTACTCTCCATTGACAAGATTGATGTCCGCTTGCCGATTTTGGAGGGTGCCACGGAAGCAAACATGAAGGTAGCTGCAACCCACCTTGTCGAAACCAATAGAATCGGTAACAAAGGTAATGCCGCCATTGCCGCTCATCGCGCCCACAAAAAAGGACGACTGTTCAATCGCTTGGGAGAACTCCAGATTGGCGATTCAATGGAAGTCACCCTGGCAGATCGAACGATCATCCATTATAAGATAGATCGGATATCCGTTGTGGAGCCTAATGACTTGTCCGTGCTGGAAGACCCCGGACTTGGACAGGTCCTTACCTTGATTACCTGTGATCCACTCGTCAATCCAACACATCGGTTAATTGTAAGAGCCATTAAAGTAAATCCTGACGTCGCTGGATTTGATCTTCCTTAA
- a CDS encoding S-layer homology domain-containing protein yields the protein MSLNWKFNVRIKMFATKATTAAMATLLLASQTPGFAGSASAAQAEQVNEATTGENEQLDATSNDVPEGAKISSRQASENILRLFPLLKKATISSARFDSPNSYPPPDYKAWEIGFQITQGNHTSGFSGTVHAGTGEVLSVHLPSDILDKHVSGSDVKLTKAEAEEKAVALLYQAIPGLKDTEYAPLGDLYSSIEQESLFGRTEYRYAYQLKHDGLLSDAETVHINVDESGLVTGYSRGTTSAKYPSSKPTASEEKARQQFEEQFDVELAYISKDRSSSKQGQQYYLGYTPKNISIVPIEANTLERINTLTGKAVDEDSLQQDTKLQGDVTPFVPSNGTRLNVQQAANRVVTNFDIPKGYKLEHSQLSKGFFASPNNQVWSLSWSDRSANTSYMFMRDISAQVDAVTGQIYSYTMMQRIGPEQEKQTEEKTGKLITRKQAEKLAMNTVIALVPDATEQFRLANVIEVDDARTFMFQRYLNGIPVKDDTAQVQVLNDGTVNEFYTRIAATPEQLPADDKPAISYEEAKALYLEEFKLILAYSRYGGYGLNNGQVIPVGVNLAYMPTRDENSIYGTYEVLDANTGEWKLQYGETGAASKTEPTDISGHVAEDALRNMTQHGVLLADEQGRVFPDRVITRGDWFNYLARAINPNMDLYYSGDGDDKLYADVTPDSPYYKAIKVLIDQRWLAGADPEQNLNPQEEMTREELAVLLVRILRYEKLAGFYTLPSDLPNIADASAISSKGAVSLSLKLGLLPSIEGRFMPARKVTVAEASQVLERLAKLQGKTDTFMSGNRLY from the coding sequence TTGAGTTTGAATTGGAAGTTCAATGTACGTATCAAAATGTTCGCAACCAAAGCAACAACTGCAGCGATGGCAACACTGCTGCTTGCTTCGCAAACACCAGGTTTTGCAGGCAGCGCATCAGCCGCGCAAGCAGAGCAGGTGAACGAAGCAACAACGGGGGAAAATGAACAACTAGACGCAACCAGCAATGACGTGCCAGAGGGAGCGAAAATCTCATCCAGGCAAGCCAGTGAAAATATACTTAGATTATTTCCATTGTTAAAAAAAGCAACGATCTCATCTGCACGATTCGATTCACCTAATTCCTATCCACCGCCAGACTACAAGGCATGGGAGATTGGATTCCAGATTACACAAGGCAATCATACATCGGGATTCAGTGGGACTGTACATGCAGGCACAGGGGAAGTGTTAAGTGTACATCTACCATCGGATATTCTGGATAAACATGTCTCGGGATCGGATGTTAAGCTAACGAAAGCTGAAGCTGAAGAGAAGGCCGTGGCACTGTTGTATCAAGCGATTCCAGGCTTGAAGGATACGGAGTATGCTCCGCTAGGAGATCTGTATTCTTCCATCGAACAAGAGTCTTTGTTTGGCAGAACAGAATACCGATATGCTTACCAGTTAAAACATGACGGATTGTTATCTGACGCAGAGACAGTCCACATCAATGTGGATGAAAGTGGTTTGGTGACAGGTTACTCACGAGGTACTACATCTGCTAAATATCCTTCATCGAAACCGACAGCTTCGGAAGAGAAGGCCAGACAGCAGTTTGAAGAACAGTTTGATGTAGAGCTGGCTTATATCTCCAAAGATCGCTCGTCTTCCAAACAGGGTCAGCAGTATTACCTTGGATATACACCGAAGAATATCAGTATTGTTCCGATTGAAGCCAATACGTTGGAACGGATTAATACATTAACAGGCAAAGCAGTGGACGAGGATTCTTTACAGCAGGATACGAAGTTGCAAGGGGACGTGACGCCTTTTGTTCCAAGCAATGGTACAAGATTAAATGTACAGCAGGCCGCCAATCGGGTGGTAACGAACTTTGATATTCCCAAAGGTTACAAGCTGGAGCATAGCCAGTTAAGCAAAGGTTTTTTTGCAAGTCCGAACAATCAGGTATGGAGTCTGAGCTGGAGTGATCGAAGTGCCAATACGTCCTATATGTTCATGCGGGATATTTCAGCACAGGTGGATGCAGTGACTGGGCAGATCTACAGCTATACGATGATGCAACGCATTGGACCAGAGCAGGAAAAGCAGACTGAAGAGAAAACAGGCAAATTAATTACCCGAAAGCAAGCTGAGAAACTGGCGATGAACACGGTGATTGCGTTAGTTCCAGATGCAACGGAGCAATTTAGATTGGCTAACGTTATTGAGGTAGACGATGCTCGTACGTTTATGTTCCAACGCTATCTGAATGGAATTCCGGTGAAAGATGATACAGCACAAGTGCAGGTGTTGAACGATGGAACCGTGAACGAGTTCTATACACGCATTGCAGCAACGCCTGAACAATTGCCAGCAGATGATAAGCCAGCCATCAGTTATGAAGAGGCCAAGGCGCTCTATCTGGAGGAGTTCAAGCTGATCCTCGCATATTCCCGTTATGGCGGGTATGGTCTGAATAATGGTCAAGTTATTCCGGTGGGAGTTAACCTTGCTTATATGCCAACCCGTGATGAGAATTCCATCTATGGCACTTATGAAGTACTGGATGCTAACACGGGAGAGTGGAAGCTTCAATACGGGGAGACAGGTGCTGCAAGCAAGACAGAACCTACGGATATCTCAGGCCATGTGGCCGAAGATGCGCTTCGCAATATGACACAGCATGGCGTGTTGCTAGCGGATGAGCAGGGACGTGTATTCCCGGATCGGGTGATCACCCGAGGAGACTGGTTTAACTATTTGGCAAGAGCGATTAACCCGAATATGGATCTGTATTATAGTGGGGACGGAGATGACAAGCTATACGCTGATGTAACCCCTGACAGCCCTTATTATAAGGCAATCAAGGTGTTAATCGATCAACGCTGGCTTGCCGGAGCGGACCCAGAACAGAATCTGAACCCGCAAGAAGAGATGACCCGTGAAGAATTGGCGGTGCTGCTTGTACGCATACTGCGCTATGAGAAGCTGGCCGGATTCTACACATTGCCATCGGATCTTCCCAATATCGCAGATGCCAGTGCCATTTCGAGTAAAGGGGCGGTTTCCCTGAGTTTGAAGCTGGGATTACTTCCTTCAATTGAGGGACGTTTCATGCCTGCACGCAAAGTGACGGTAGCTGAAGCTTCACAGGTACTGGAACGACTTGCCAAACTTCAAGGCAAGACCGATACGTTTATGAGTGGCAATCGTCTGTATTAG
- a CDS encoding collagen binding domain-containing protein, with protein sequence MRKKVSIVIIALLLVTQMMQGWILTPTMHAQDELTNLPASAISDTAVEDGSAGSGEVKEDPAIPEEDKDVSTPEDQEDNTMHLLGAAAGPVITEQLITSVQMYNQAPQDNGNGTIDIKGDKIEDIRPSIQDEVAVVFTWGLANDTHNYSDGSTFTFNLPDKFIIGSQLKGDLDGGVGEYVVNPDGTIIFTFNELIEHAQLEGNFYVWIKFDESKMEDGLKQQIDFSSVGQGSIDVHFANTAVDKLKKSGSANKNNFNSDEIKWTVDFNQGEKALKNAFLTDTLPTNLELKGNIEIRELEVQLNGSVKEGPIVQTEPQFPIVLGDTDKAYRVTYTTSVKAPTTAPFTNVEYQNQVALTTDQSEHNETDIGRVRVSFNEPLNKSGQDSAYDPVTQTITWKVQYNYNQQEIMQANAWIEDRFDTAKQQLINNSVNVYQVDINASGAASNRTLVNPNEYTLETINTGFDDGFRLHFKNDITKAYEIEYDTQSIHRVYTNDTITNTVNMYDGTSKTGRKDIREVIFAKSVKSENFNTKEIEWQMVLNRDLQDMTDIVITDNYEGRHMKLIPGSLQVTGVNKDDFELTPDPADPTYEKGFSVRLKDGVTINTEHVITYTTSFDPTAGMPTDNEYRNSAKVDWKESNVAQTAITKSAMVKPQEYTIQNGNKKGEYSAKDKTITWTIDVNYNLFDIQEAILKDAYTGNQSFVDGSLKVHELELQGANNVTAVGSEVPLTPGQFQLNPDGKGFTLDLGNIGKAAYRIQYQTSLDGPYSVEGTYANQAVLTDGEGGEERFNRSASITPVHGGVYVQKTGQQIGTTDKASWTVNINPSQSYVPAGTSLTDTLSENQILLADSLKLYATNLPANNSGNISNKAGLVDPADYELTVEGNTFTLTFNKDIHTAFILEYQSYINADHGARIENKVEFAGQSSSVVGEGNQVGIKVSLAGAGGGASTGLGKIRIHKVSDTGLPLEGAIFAIYNASGTTLLETLKPTDENGVVESSRNYRLNNLTNGIPYKLKELSAPAGYMVDPEYGSASGKTIEFKDADIAFDIENKKIRQGFELTKVDAIESSKKLQGATFELYLNNGATREKIDELTTGEDGKIAKGDLLPGDYELVEVVAPEFYQLDATPIPFTIVENQTQIITLTKSNAIGAGGKLVVTKVNAKDQSVLSGIEFELRDHSNAIIDTKVTDLNGVIEFDGLTYGSYTLVETKAEGFVIEQPETLVSIIKPETQLTIENKENNRSVKLIKTNAGRTQHLQGAVFELRAQTALMDANGNWEFHKVTGLDEATLTTNQQGEIVLKDLDVNKYQLVEIKAPNGYILDKTPVPFEITNIQTEAIVVEKTNQAIPVSGGGSSGPYNPGTPTTGVTPDPEKPVTPGPEKPGTSVPGTVVTGPTEPGDGTELPTDEDNGVTPPSPGVSNGDDTAPPAGDTETTDGDSALAPSAGTDTDGSQGTGNSASQQTGNSASQGMLPKTGEESTCAFTVAGMMLMALGSVGYVYFRRRQLLQR encoded by the coding sequence ATGAGGAAAAAAGTGAGCATAGTGATCATTGCTCTGTTGCTGGTCACACAAATGATGCAGGGTTGGATATTAACACCAACGATGCATGCTCAGGATGAATTAACTAATTTGCCAGCCAGTGCAATCAGTGATACAGCGGTAGAAGACGGTTCGGCAGGTTCGGGAGAAGTGAAAGAAGATCCTGCCATTCCGGAAGAAGATAAGGATGTCAGTACTCCGGAAGATCAGGAGGATAATACGATGCATCTGCTTGGTGCAGCTGCAGGTCCGGTAATTACAGAGCAATTAATTACGAGTGTGCAGATGTACAATCAGGCACCGCAAGATAATGGAAATGGAACGATTGATATCAAAGGCGATAAAATTGAGGATATTCGTCCATCCATTCAGGATGAGGTGGCTGTCGTCTTTACGTGGGGGCTTGCAAATGACACCCACAACTACAGCGATGGTTCCACGTTTACCTTCAACTTGCCGGATAAATTCATCATTGGATCACAGCTTAAGGGCGATCTGGATGGCGGTGTTGGGGAGTATGTGGTGAATCCAGATGGCACAATCATCTTTACCTTCAACGAACTGATCGAGCATGCGCAGCTGGAAGGCAACTTCTACGTGTGGATTAAGTTCGATGAGAGCAAGATGGAAGATGGATTGAAACAACAGATAGACTTTAGTTCCGTAGGGCAAGGCAGCATTGATGTGCATTTTGCCAACACAGCCGTAGATAAATTGAAGAAATCGGGAAGCGCAAACAAAAACAATTTCAACTCGGATGAAATTAAATGGACTGTAGATTTTAACCAAGGCGAGAAGGCTTTGAAAAATGCGTTTCTTACAGATACATTGCCAACAAACCTTGAACTCAAGGGCAATATCGAAATTCGTGAATTGGAAGTGCAATTGAATGGATCTGTAAAAGAAGGTCCAATAGTTCAAACGGAACCACAGTTTCCAATTGTATTGGGAGACACGGATAAGGCCTATCGTGTAACCTATACGACAAGTGTTAAAGCACCAACCACTGCTCCGTTCACCAATGTGGAGTATCAAAACCAGGTTGCGCTTACAACGGATCAGAGCGAGCATAACGAAACGGATATTGGCCGAGTTCGTGTGAGTTTTAATGAGCCCTTGAACAAGTCAGGGCAAGATAGTGCGTATGATCCGGTGACACAGACAATCACATGGAAAGTGCAATATAACTATAATCAGCAAGAAATCATGCAAGCAAATGCATGGATTGAAGACCGTTTTGATACGGCCAAACAGCAATTGATCAACAATTCCGTCAACGTGTACCAGGTGGATATTAATGCGAGCGGAGCGGCTTCGAACAGAACGCTGGTGAATCCGAATGAATACACACTTGAAACGATAAATACAGGATTTGATGACGGCTTCAGATTACATTTTAAGAACGACATTACCAAGGCCTATGAGATTGAATATGATACACAATCCATTCATCGTGTCTATACAAACGATACCATTACGAACACAGTGAACATGTATGATGGTACTTCCAAAACAGGCCGGAAAGACATTCGGGAAGTCATTTTTGCCAAAAGCGTAAAAAGTGAAAACTTCAACACCAAAGAAATTGAATGGCAGATGGTGTTGAACCGTGATTTGCAGGACATGACGGATATCGTCATTACCGACAATTATGAAGGCAGACACATGAAGCTAATTCCGGGTAGTCTTCAAGTGACTGGGGTTAACAAAGACGACTTTGAATTGACTCCAGACCCGGCTGATCCTACGTATGAAAAAGGATTCTCCGTTCGCCTAAAGGACGGCGTTACCATTAACACGGAACATGTCATTACCTATACGACAAGCTTTGATCCGACGGCAGGTATGCCAACGGATAATGAATATCGCAACTCGGCCAAGGTCGATTGGAAAGAGTCCAATGTAGCACAGACTGCGATTACCAAGTCGGCTATGGTCAAACCGCAAGAGTACACCATTCAAAATGGTAACAAAAAGGGCGAATACAGCGCCAAAGACAAAACGATCACGTGGACAATTGATGTAAACTATAACTTGTTTGATATTCAGGAGGCTATCCTTAAGGATGCCTACACGGGTAACCAATCTTTTGTAGACGGTTCATTAAAAGTTCATGAGTTAGAGTTACAGGGAGCCAATAATGTTACTGCTGTAGGTAGCGAGGTTCCGCTCACACCTGGTCAATTCCAGCTGAACCCGGACGGTAAAGGTTTTACATTGGACCTGGGGAACATCGGCAAAGCAGCTTATCGCATTCAGTATCAAACGAGCCTGGATGGACCTTATTCCGTCGAAGGCACGTATGCCAACCAGGCCGTACTAACCGATGGTGAGGGCGGTGAAGAGCGCTTTAACAGATCAGCGAGCATCACGCCAGTTCACGGGGGTGTGTATGTACAAAAAACAGGTCAACAGATCGGTACAACGGATAAAGCATCATGGACGGTAAATATCAATCCAAGTCAATCTTATGTTCCAGCGGGTACATCATTAACAGATACCTTGTCGGAGAATCAAATTTTATTGGCGGACTCCTTAAAATTATATGCAACGAACCTGCCTGCCAACAATTCAGGCAATATATCCAACAAAGCTGGACTGGTTGATCCGGCAGATTATGAATTGACCGTGGAAGGTAATACATTTACCCTCACCTTCAATAAAGATATCCATACGGCATTCATTCTGGAATATCAGTCCTATATTAATGCCGATCATGGCGCCCGAATTGAGAATAAAGTTGAATTTGCAGGTCAGTCCTCCTCAGTGGTGGGAGAAGGCAATCAGGTAGGTATCAAAGTTTCATTGGCTGGAGCGGGTGGAGGAGCCTCTACTGGTCTGGGCAAGATTAGAATCCACAAAGTCAGTGATACTGGGCTTCCACTGGAAGGAGCCATATTCGCAATCTATAATGCGTCTGGAACTACGCTCCTGGAAACATTGAAACCAACGGACGAGAATGGTGTGGTTGAAAGCTCCAGAAACTATCGATTAAACAATCTAACCAACGGTATACCTTATAAGTTAAAAGAATTATCTGCACCGGCAGGATACATGGTTGATCCAGAGTATGGCTCTGCCTCAGGTAAAACGATTGAATTCAAGGATGCGGATATTGCCTTTGACATTGAAAATAAAAAGATTCGACAAGGCTTCGAATTAACTAAGGTAGATGCCATTGAATCATCCAAGAAGCTCCAGGGTGCAACCTTTGAATTGTACTTGAACAATGGCGCAACCCGAGAGAAAATAGACGAGTTGACGACAGGGGAAGATGGGAAAATCGCCAAAGGTGATCTCTTACCTGGGGATTATGAATTGGTAGAGGTTGTGGCACCCGAGTTTTATCAGTTGGATGCTACCCCGATTCCCTTCACCATCGTAGAGAATCAGACTCAGATTATTACACTGACGAAGTCGAATGCCATAGGGGCAGGTGGCAAACTTGTCGTTACCAAAGTCAATGCGAAGGATCAGTCCGTATTAAGTGGAATTGAATTCGAATTGCGTGATCACTCCAATGCGATCATCGATACGAAAGTAACGGATCTGAACGGGGTCATTGAATTCGATGGATTAACCTATGGTTCATATACATTGGTAGAGACCAAGGCAGAAGGTTTTGTCATTGAACAGCCGGAGACGCTTGTATCTATTATCAAACCGGAAACGCAATTGACTATTGAAAATAAAGAAAATAATCGTTCCGTGAAATTGATTAAAACCAATGCGGGTCGAACTCAGCATCTACAAGGTGCAGTGTTTGAATTACGGGCTCAAACTGCATTGATGGATGCAAATGGGAATTGGGAGTTCCACAAGGTAACAGGTCTGGATGAAGCCACACTGACAACCAATCAGCAAGGTGAAATTGTACTTAAAGACCTGGATGTCAATAAATATCAGTTGGTCGAAATAAAAGCACCTAACGGATATATCTTGGACAAAACACCTGTACCATTTGAAATTACGAACATACAAACCGAAGCCATAGTTGTAGAAAAAACAAATCAGGCTATCCCGGTATCGGGCGGTGGATCGAGTGGACCTTATAATCCGGGGACACCTACTACGGGTGTAACACCAGATCCGGAGAAACCAGTAACACCGGGACCAGAAAAACCAGGAACGTCTGTCCCAGGTACAGTGGTTACTGGACCTACTGAACCTGGAGACGGAACCGAGCTTCCAACAGATGAAGATAACGGAGTAACTCCTCCTTCGCCTGGCGTCTCCAACGGTGACGACACTGCACCTCCAGCGGGGGATACAGAAACAACGGATGGGGATAGCGCATTGGCACCTTCTGCGGGAACGGATACAGATGGATCGCAGGGGACTGGGAATTCTGCATCACAGCAGACCGGAAACTCTGCATCACAGGGAATGCTGCCGAAGACAGGCGAAGAGAGCACATGTGCTTTCACTGTGGCAGGCATGATGCTGATGGCATTGGGCAGTGTGGGATACGTTTACTTCCGACGTAGACAACTGCTTCAGCGTTAG